The sequence below is a genomic window from Streptomyces sp. V1I1.
CAGACCCGCGACGCCCTCGTCCCACGCCAGTGGCAGCTCCACAAGGGCATCGACGCCGACACCATCGCCGCCATCCACGACGAGCTCTACCGCCGCACCCTGAACGGCGGCTGGCCCGACGCCGTCCTCACTCCCGGCGTCTCGGTCCGCACCGCCGGCCGGGTCGCCACCACCAAGGTCGAACTCCACATCGAGCACACCCAGCAGGGCACCCGCTCCCGCCTCACCACCGACGCCGTGGTCCTCGCCACCGGCTACCGCGAGCGCTCGCTCGACCGGATGCTGGCCGGCCTCGACCCGCACATGATCCGTGACGCGGCCGGGCGCCCGCGCATCGACGACCAGTTCCGGCTGCTCCTGGAGAGTTCGGTGACCGGCTCGGTGTACGTACAGAACGCGGAGCGGCACACGCACGGCGTCGGCGCGCCCGACCTCGGCCTGGCCGCCTGGCGCAGCGCGAGCATCCTCAACTCCCTCACCGGCAAGGAGCCCTACCCGCTGCCGCGTCGCACCGCCTTCACCAGCTTCGGCCTGGACCGCGAACGGGCCCTGCCGGCACACACGCCGGAGGGCCTGCGCCCGCTGCTGGAACACTCCTGATCAGAAGACGGGCGTGCCGTCCCGCGTCAGCTTCCAGTCCACCGAAGCGAACTGCGCGGGATCGATCGTGCCCTTGGCCTTCGCCCACGTGATGATCGTGTTGCGGATCTCGTCGGAGTTGGCCCACAGCTGCTTGGCCTGTGCGACATGCGGGAAGTTCCCGCCGCCGCTGGCCCGGTAGTTGTTGACCGCCAGCACGAACTGAGCGGCCGGATCGATCGGCTTGCCCGCGAAGGACAGGTTCACGATCCGCGAACCGCCCGGCTTCGCGATGTCGATCTCGTACGTCAGGCCGTACAGAGCGTCGTAGTTGTAGTCCGGAATGCTGTCGGCGTTGGTGAGCCTCGCCGGGTCCACCGGAGCACCGGGGGCCGTCTGGACGAAGTACTTCGCGGAGAACTCCAGATAGTCCTTCAGCTGGGCGCCGGTCAGCAGCCGCGCCTCCAGGGTGTTCTCGAAGACGTACAGTCCGGCCGCTTCGCGGATCGTCACCTGGCCGGCCGGGATCGCCGCCGTCCGGGAGAAACAGGAGGCCTGGGAGACGACGGGCAGCGCCGCGTACTCGCCGCCGGCCAGGGCGGTCTTCACCGTCTCCGCCTGGACATGGTTGATCAGATCGATGATCGGGACGTCCTTGTACGGGCCCTCGGTCGCGGCCATCGCGGCGGCGGAGGTGCCGATGACCTGGTTGACGTACGCGACGACCTTCTTGTGCTCGTCGTCGAGGAGCCGGGTGATCTTCGGATCCTCGGCGGCCGTGTTGGAGTTGAGGACCTGCGCGCCGACCTTCTCGACCGTCCAGCGGCCCTTGTTCCAGACCAGGTCGAAGTCGAAGAGGGTGAGCCGCTGGCCCCACTTGAGCGGCTCGGAGAGTACGACCTTCTCGCCGGTCTCCTTGTTGGCGACGAAGTACTCGGCGATCTCGGTGTGCGCGTGACCGACGAGTATCGCGTCGATGCCGGGCACCTGCTCGGCGACGAGACCGGCGGCGTTCTCGATGTACGGGAGCTGGTCGCCGTACGAAGAAGTGCCGCTGGAGCCCGAGTGGGCGGAGACGATCACGACGTCCGCGCCCATGGAGCGCAGCTTCGGCACCCACTTCGCTGCCTGCTCCTCCAGACCGGGGAAGACCATCTTGCCCTGGACATTGGCCTTGTCCCAGATGGCGATGCCGGGGTTGGTCAGGCCGAGGACCGCGACCTTGACGTCACGGCCGTGCGGGGTGCACAGGCGGTGGATGCTGTACGGCGGGAAGGCCGGACGGAGCGTCTTGGCGTCCAGCGCGTTCGCGCCGAGCAGCGGGAAGTCGCACTGCTCCTCGAACTTCCGCAGCACCGGGATGCCGTAGTTGAACTCGTGGTTGCCGAGCGCCGCAGCGTCGTAGCCCATGGCGTTCATGGCCTGCGCCATGGGATGCACAGGGCCGCGCTTGGCCGTGATCGGGTCGACCTTCGCGTAGTAGTACGACAGCTGGGTGCCCTGGATGGTGTCACCCGCGTCGATGAGGAGGGTGTTGCGCCGTCCCTTCTCCTTCCGCACCTGATCGACAAGCGTCGAGATCTTCGCCAGGCCCACGTCGTTGTGTGCCTTGTCGTCGAACTCCTTGTCCGTGAAGTAGTCCCAGTTGAAGACATTGCCGTGCAGATCGGTGGTGCCCATGACGGTGAACGAGTACCGCTTCGGCGGACGTCCGTGGCTCTGGCCCTCCGCCGCGGCGGGCGCGGCGGCGGCGCCGGCGACGGCCACTCCCGCCCCGGCGGCGGCCGAACGCTCCAGGAACGTCCTTCGGTTCAGCGGCATTTCGTCTCCCTCGATGTCCATCGGTCAGCTGCACAACGCGCGTAGATTCTGGCTCAGAAGCATCGCGCGGCAACA
It includes:
- a CDS encoding bifunctional UDP-sugar hydrolase/5'-nucleotidase, producing MPLNRRTFLERSAAAGAGVAVAGAAAAPAAAEGQSHGRPPKRYSFTVMGTTDLHGNVFNWDYFTDKEFDDKAHNDVGLAKISTLVDQVRKEKGRRNTLLIDAGDTIQGTQLSYYYAKVDPITAKRGPVHPMAQAMNAMGYDAAALGNHEFNYGIPVLRKFEEQCDFPLLGANALDAKTLRPAFPPYSIHRLCTPHGRDVKVAVLGLTNPGIAIWDKANVQGKMVFPGLEEQAAKWVPKLRSMGADVVIVSAHSGSSGTSSYGDQLPYIENAAGLVAEQVPGIDAILVGHAHTEIAEYFVANKETGEKVVLSEPLKWGQRLTLFDFDLVWNKGRWTVEKVGAQVLNSNTAAEDPKITRLLDDEHKKVVAYVNQVIGTSAAAMAATEGPYKDVPIIDLINHVQAETVKTALAGGEYAALPVVSQASCFSRTAAIPAGQVTIREAAGLYVFENTLEARLLTGAQLKDYLEFSAKYFVQTAPGAPVDPARLTNADSIPDYNYDALYGLTYEIDIAKPGGSRIVNLSFAGKPIDPAAQFVLAVNNYRASGGGNFPHVAQAKQLWANSDEIRNTIITWAKAKGTIDPAQFASVDWKLTRDGTPVF